A single Candidatus Brocadiaceae bacterium DNA region contains:
- a CDS encoding pilus assembly protein PilM: MAKVIWSLDLGDWALKVARASHDKKSGAITVDVMDTISYGDLPCGYDASPIEKHRAGIVAFGTRYEIGPRDDLCVCVSGGEVFSRFINLPPVLERMDEIIGYEARQQIPFDISDVVWDWQPVKDPDQIEIGEEVEVGLFALKRERVAELMGLLEPWRGNLRVVQNAPLAAYNLLHYEGLADEPCVVVDVGSATTDVLVLNPPRFWVRTLLVAGGDLTSALTSQFGVGTPEAETVKRRVARSGHKARVLRILQPVFEDLANEVQRSLGYYKSLARDVKFDRVLALGGTMELPGLTDMLAASLQCEVKTIRDLSRIRFAPSLERDAVRAAVPGFCPALGLLVQGAGDARLHINMVPEELAMAGAVAAKKPWLLAAAVAVLIVAVILSVGEQVHAQEVARANQGLDFQAVQRAEDIEKQFRAQAEAVQSLENKLNSLARAEIPRDLYLHLLPAFAEMLPPDVYLVAQQFSWVEPMTLARGLSPIADWGTATRRYVAVAGGASTGGGRSTGVRGALVGDEEQLAFAAEMARLEEERGRQMVAQQMAEEQAARDAGYESMAPRGRSGPEGPRTSASSRGTAGPRGPAAAAQVEPVSSLQSRLVLRFVCESKQLDPRYIETQVFENLRKAQFPDDAKPAFTEVVQVGSLINIYRDEETLARLDEAGDGVQRFAGFEGYAIVNVGPAGQAVQEDAAAETTTTRRRRR; this comes from the coding sequence ATGGCAAAAGTCATATGGAGTCTGGACCTGGGCGACTGGGCGCTGAAGGTTGCCCGTGCCAGCCACGACAAGAAGTCGGGCGCCATCACGGTCGACGTGATGGACACCATCTCATACGGCGACCTCCCTTGTGGCTACGACGCGTCCCCGATCGAGAAGCACAGGGCGGGCATCGTTGCCTTCGGGACCCGTTACGAGATCGGCCCGCGCGACGATCTGTGTGTCTGCGTCTCCGGCGGCGAGGTCTTCAGCCGTTTCATCAACCTGCCGCCCGTGCTCGAGCGCATGGACGAGATCATCGGCTACGAGGCGCGCCAGCAGATCCCCTTCGACATCAGCGACGTCGTCTGGGACTGGCAACCGGTCAAGGACCCGGACCAGATCGAGATCGGCGAGGAGGTCGAGGTCGGCCTGTTCGCGCTCAAGAGGGAGCGTGTGGCCGAACTGATGGGCCTCCTGGAACCGTGGCGCGGGAATCTGCGCGTGGTGCAGAACGCCCCGTTGGCCGCCTATAACCTGCTGCACTACGAGGGGCTGGCCGACGAGCCGTGTGTCGTGGTCGACGTGGGGTCGGCCACGACCGACGTGCTGGTGCTGAACCCGCCCCGGTTCTGGGTGCGAACCCTCCTGGTCGCCGGCGGCGATCTCACCAGTGCGCTGACGTCCCAGTTCGGCGTCGGCACGCCCGAGGCGGAGACGGTCAAGCGCCGCGTGGCGCGCAGCGGGCACAAGGCACGCGTGCTGCGCATCCTGCAGCCGGTCTTCGAGGACCTGGCCAACGAGGTGCAGAGGTCCCTGGGCTACTACAAGAGCCTGGCCCGCGACGTGAAGTTCGACCGCGTGCTGGCGCTGGGCGGCACGATGGAGCTGCCCGGCCTGACCGACATGCTGGCCGCCAGCCTCCAGTGCGAGGTGAAGACCATCCGGGACCTGAGCCGCATCCGATTCGCCCCGTCGCTGGAGAGGGACGCGGTGCGCGCCGCCGTGCCGGGGTTCTGCCCCGCGCTCGGCCTGCTGGTTCAGGGCGCGGGCGACGCACGCCTGCACATCAACATGGTCCCCGAGGAACTGGCGATGGCCGGCGCCGTCGCCGCCAAGAAGCCGTGGCTGCTGGCCGCCGCCGTGGCCGTTTTGATCGTCGCCGTCATCCTGTCCGTGGGCGAGCAGGTGCATGCTCAGGAGGTCGCACGGGCCAACCAGGGCCTGGACTTCCAGGCCGTCCAGAGGGCCGAGGACATAGAGAAGCAGTTCCGGGCCCAGGCCGAGGCCGTGCAGTCGCTGGAGAACAAGCTCAATTCCCTGGCCAGGGCCGAGATCCCGCGGGATCTCTACCTGCATCTGCTGCCGGCGTTCGCCGAGATGCTGCCGCCGGACGTCTACCTGGTCGCCCAGCAGTTCAGTTGGGTCGAGCCCATGACGCTGGCGCGGGGCCTGAGCCCCATCGCCGACTGGGGCACGGCGACCCGCCGGTATGTTGCGGTTGCAGGCGGAGCGTCCACAGGCGGCGGCAGGAGTACAGGCGTCAGGGGCGCGCTCGTCGGGGATGAGGAGCAGCTCGCGTTCGCTGCCGAGATGGCTCGGCTGGAAGAGGAAAGGGGCCGCCAGATGGTCGCGCAACAGATGGCTGAGGAACAGGCGGCGCGCGACGCGGGCTATGAGAGCATGGCCCCGCGCGGGCGGTCGGGGCCGGAGGGACCGCGGACGTCGGCGTCGTCACGCGGGACGGCCGGGCCGCGCGGGCCCGCAGCGGCAGCGCAGGTGGAACCCGTCTCGTCGCTGCAGTCGCGCCTCGTGTTGCGGTTCGTCTGCGAGAGCAAGCAGCTTGACCCGCGCTACATCGAGACGCAGGTCTTCGAGAACCTGCGCAAGGCGCAGTTCCCCGATGACGCCAAGCCGGCGTTTACGGAAGTCGTGCAGGTTGGGAGTCTCATCAACATCTACCGCGACGAGGAGACGCTGGCGCGTCTGGACGAGGCCGGGGACGGCGTGCAGCGGTTTGCCGGGTTCGAGGGCTATGCCATCGTCAACGTGGGACCGGCCGGCCAGGCCGTTCAGGAAGACGCTGCGGCTGAGACGACGACGACGCGACGGCGCCGGAGGTGA
- the miaA gene encoding tRNA (adenosine(37)-N6)-dimethylallyltransferase MiaA: protein MTDSAPAADRIGPEPCWVVTGPTASGKTEVALELARRHPVEIVSVDSMQVYRGMDVGTAKASMEQMAAVPHHMIDVLEPEEPCNVGRFCRMAREAMEAVWARGRRPLLVAGSPMYLKALLWGLLDGPGRDGSLRAELERLLAAEGSEGLHRRLAERDPHAAGRIHPNDVQRLTRALEYTGLTGRPISAGQDQFAGPPRVPHRMVGLRWPREQLYARIDRRVDRMMARGLPAEVESLRGRLGPQARQALGYKEFLAVHAGRCTAAEAVERIKRKTRRYAKHQMTWFSHFPDLTWVDAECCSVQDLADRCEVVLNGRLDSP from the coding sequence GTGACGGATTCGGCACCGGCGGCGGATCGCATCGGCCCGGAGCCCTGCTGGGTCGTGACCGGCCCGACGGCGAGCGGCAAGACCGAGGTGGCCCTGGAACTGGCGCGCCGGCATCCGGTGGAGATCGTCTCGGTGGACTCGATGCAGGTCTACCGCGGCATGGACGTCGGCACCGCGAAGGCCTCGATGGAACAGATGGCCGCCGTGCCGCATCATATGATTGACGTTCTTGAGCCGGAGGAGCCATGCAACGTGGGACGATTCTGCCGGATGGCGCGGGAGGCCATGGAGGCCGTGTGGGCGCGCGGCCGGCGGCCGCTCCTGGTGGCCGGATCGCCGATGTACCTCAAGGCGCTTCTCTGGGGTCTGCTGGACGGCCCGGGGCGGGACGGCTCGCTCAGGGCCGAGCTGGAGCGCCTCCTGGCCGCCGAGGGATCCGAGGGCCTGCACCGGCGGCTGGCCGAACGGGACCCTCACGCGGCGGGCCGGATTCATCCCAACGATGTACAAAGGCTGACGCGTGCGCTGGAGTACACGGGGCTGACCGGGCGTCCCATCAGCGCCGGGCAGGACCAGTTCGCCGGCCCTCCCCGCGTGCCGCATCGGATGGTGGGGCTGCGCTGGCCCCGCGAGCAGCTCTACGCGCGGATCGACCGGCGGGTCGACCGGATGATGGCGCGGGGGCTGCCGGCCGAGGTGGAATCCCTGCGCGGGCGCCTGGGGCCCCAGGCGCGACAGGCGCTTGGCTACAAGGAATTCCTGGCCGTCCATGCCGGCCGGTGCACCGCTGCGGAGGCTGTCGAGCGGATCAAACGCAAGACGCGCCGCTACGCCAAGCACCAGATGACGTGGTTCTCGCACTTCCCCGACCTGACGTGGGTGGACGCCGAATGTTGCAGTGTGCAGGATCTGGCGGATCGCTGCGAGGTCGTTCTGAACGGTCGGCTTGACAGTCCATAG
- a CDS encoding ROK family protein, which translates to MPELTVGVDLGGTNIKVGLVTDRGEIVHRHRVTTESQRGPEAVAERICGACRDLLAAAGSAADSVRGVGVGSPGTIDIANGVVLFSPNLVGWHDIPLRGLIEDGLGMRCVIDNDANVAALAEQWVGVGQGAGSLVLLTLGTGIGGGIVLDGRIWHGGRGVAGEVGHMSIHPDGPVCGCGNRGCLEAYASATAMVRRMRETIAAGTPTVLAEHADELTAARIHAAAVAGDQAARENIEQTGRYLGLGVSNLMHILNPEAVAFSGGVTAAGEMLLDPVRREVRWRTLEASRRDVRISLSALPEDAGLIGAARCFMLA; encoded by the coding sequence ATGCCCGAACTGACCGTCGGCGTCGACCTGGGAGGCACGAACATCAAGGTGGGTCTCGTCACCGACCGGGGCGAGATCGTGCACCGCCACCGCGTGACCACCGAGTCGCAGCGGGGCCCGGAGGCCGTTGCCGAGCGCATCTGCGGGGCCTGCCGCGACCTGCTGGCGGCGGCCGGCTCGGCCGCCGACTCGGTGCGCGGGGTCGGCGTCGGCAGTCCCGGCACGATCGACATCGCCAACGGCGTGGTACTGTTCTCGCCGAACCTGGTGGGCTGGCACGACATCCCGCTGCGCGGGCTGATCGAGGACGGCCTGGGCATGCGGTGCGTGATCGACAACGACGCGAACGTCGCCGCGCTGGCCGAGCAGTGGGTGGGCGTCGGCCAGGGAGCCGGCTCCCTGGTGCTGCTGACGCTCGGCACGGGCATCGGGGGCGGCATCGTGCTGGACGGCCGCATCTGGCACGGCGGCCGGGGCGTGGCCGGCGAGGTCGGCCACATGAGCATCCACCCCGACGGGCCGGTCTGCGGCTGCGGGAACCGCGGCTGCCTGGAGGCCTATGCCAGCGCCACGGCCATGGTGCGGCGCATGCGGGAGACGATCGCGGCGGGCACGCCGACCGTCCTGGCCGAGCACGCGGACGAACTGACGGCGGCGCGGATCCACGCGGCCGCCGTCGCCGGCGATCAGGCCGCCCGCGAGAACATCGAGCAGACGGGCCGCTACCTCGGCCTGGGCGTCTCGAACCTGATGCATATCCTCAATCCCGAAGCGGTTGCGTTCAGCGGGGGCGTCACGGCCGCCGGCGAGATGCTGCTGGACCCCGTGCGCCGCGAGGTGCGTTGGCGCACGCTCGAGGCCAGCCGCCGCGACGTGCGCATCTCGCTCTCCGCCCTGCCCGAAGACGCCGGGCTGATCGGGGCCGCCCGCTGCTTCATGCTGGCGTAG
- the ruvX gene encoding Holliday junction resolvase RuvX, with product MRVLGLDYGERRIGAALSDELEVAAHPLPTIGQGEDVIEEIARLVAEREVGRIVVGLPLQMDGTEGIQARKVRGFAKRLRRRLPHVDVTTMDERLTTAQAHRALSEMGAGMRTRRADVDRMAAQIILQRHLDRAAAQRGVDGAEPPATPA from the coding sequence ATGAGGGTACTGGGGCTGGACTACGGCGAGCGCAGGATCGGGGCCGCGCTGAGCGACGAACTGGAGGTGGCCGCGCACCCGCTGCCGACCATCGGGCAGGGCGAGGACGTGATCGAGGAGATCGCCCGCCTGGTGGCCGAGCGGGAGGTCGGGCGGATCGTCGTCGGCCTGCCCCTGCAGATGGACGGGACCGAGGGCATTCAGGCGCGCAAGGTGCGCGGGTTCGCCAAGCGCCTGCGGCGCCGTCTGCCGCACGTGGACGTGACGACCATGGACGAGCGTCTGACGACCGCCCAGGCCCACCGAGCGCTCTCGGAGATGGGCGCGGGCATGCGCACCCGCCGCGCCGACGTGGACCGGATGGCGGCGCAGATCATCCTGCAGCGCCACCTGGACCGTGCGGCGGCGCAGCGCGGGGTCGACGGCGCCGAACCGCCCGCTACGCCAGCATGA
- the rsmH gene encoding 16S rRNA (cytosine(1402)-N(4))-methyltransferase RsmH — translation MVEHEHNNAPVGPVLHRPAMVAEVLRVLAPAPGEVALDLTVGTGGHSVALARALGPDGLLVGIDADPRALEVARCRLAGEAACRFELHAGRFGQVPATVARTGASAFDCVLADLGVGTHQLDDPARGFAFESDARLDMRFDPSAGPSAWEVVNSLPEEGLADVFYRLGEERHSRAIASAVCRRRRERPIDTPAELSDLVKGVVARRTPRRHTWRIHPATRVMMALRIYVNREMEELDALLDALPGLLRSGGRAAVLTYHSLEARRVKQAWRRQAQDGLLTLLTRSPLRPTEQEQAENPRVRSAQLRAARKL, via the coding sequence ATGGTCGAGCATGAGCACAACAACGCGCCGGTCGGCCCCGTCCTGCACCGCCCCGCCATGGTGGCCGAAGTCCTCCGGGTGCTCGCCCCGGCGCCCGGAGAGGTCGCCCTGGACCTGACCGTCGGCACCGGCGGGCACTCGGTCGCGCTGGCACGCGCCCTCGGCCCGGACGGGCTGCTGGTCGGCATCGACGCGGACCCCCGGGCGCTGGAGGTGGCCCGTTGCCGTCTTGCCGGGGAGGCCGCCTGCCGGTTCGAGCTTCACGCCGGGCGGTTCGGCCAGGTCCCCGCGACCGTCGCCCGGACCGGCGCATCGGCCTTTGACTGCGTCCTGGCCGACCTCGGCGTGGGCACCCATCAACTGGACGATCCCGCGCGCGGCTTCGCCTTCGAGTCCGACGCGCGTCTCGACATGCGCTTCGACCCGTCGGCCGGCCCTTCGGCCTGGGAGGTCGTCAACTCCCTCCCGGAAGAAGGGCTGGCCGACGTCTTCTACCGGCTCGGCGAGGAACGCCACAGCCGTGCCATCGCGTCGGCCGTCTGCCGCCGGCGCCGGGAGCGCCCGATCGACACGCCCGCCGAACTCTCGGACCTGGTCAAGGGAGTGGTCGCCCGCCGCACGCCGCGCCGGCACACGTGGCGCATCCACCCGGCCACGCGCGTCATGATGGCCCTGCGCATCTACGTGAACCGGGAGATGGAGGAGCTGGACGCCCTCCTGGACGCCCTGCCCGGGCTGCTGCGTTCCGGCGGGCGCGCGGCCGTGCTGACCTACCACAGCCTGGAGGCCCGGCGCGTCAAGCAGGCATGGCGCCGCCAGGCGCAGGACGGGCTCCTGACGTTGCTGACCCGATCGCCCCTGCGCCCGACCGAGCAGGAGCAGGCCGAGAACCCGCGGGTGCGAAGCGCGCAGTTGCGCGCGGCCCGGAAGCTATGA
- a CDS encoding penicillin-binding protein 2, protein MGDEGRAGRGLRIRAGAAMALVLVAFLLLAGRLGQMQISQGAEYRRLADQQQMLDRELAAWRGRILDSRGRLLASTVQRWSVYADPQAIADPDGAAVLLGSTLDLPVGRLRERLARDRSFVWIKRQVTEREADAVRGLALPGIHMRRESKRLYPQGRLAAHVIGFTDIDGRGLAGIEARMDALLRGRPGSESVLCDGGRRIICPPAGNRTREPFDGFDVQLTLDAYVQAIAEEELAAAVRSHQPECATALVMDVLDGSLLAMASWPDFDPQAPADSPVRNQRNVAICDAYEFGSSFKPVVAALALEDGTVRPETTFDCHQGRWRIGRRTLNDVHAYGLLTVSDILCHSSNIGMAQVSMALGLERLYAGIRRFGFGRPTGIALPGESGGIMRPFRTWNDYSVVSVSFGQELAVTALSLVRAFAALANGGRLPQPHIVRSIRHTTTGREIYSASGALGATHPVSAATSGQVLTMMRRVVEEGTGRQAISAEYALAGKTGTAQLLTEDGRGYSNSRHLSTFVAVGPVPDCRIAVLVTLKAPTRHGYYGGTVAGPAVRNICLRTLRHLRVPPSEPSPILALGAHP, encoded by the coding sequence GTGGGGGACGAGGGCCGGGCGGGCCGCGGGCTCCGGATCCGGGCGGGCGCCGCCATGGCCCTGGTGCTGGTCGCCTTCCTGCTGCTGGCCGGCCGCCTGGGGCAGATGCAGATCAGCCAGGGGGCCGAATACCGCCGGCTGGCCGACCAGCAGCAGATGCTGGACCGTGAACTGGCGGCATGGCGCGGCCGCATCCTGGACAGCCGCGGCCGGCTTCTGGCCTCCACGGTGCAGCGCTGGAGCGTCTACGCGGACCCGCAGGCTATCGCGGACCCGGACGGCGCCGCCGTCCTGCTCGGCAGCACCCTGGACCTGCCCGTCGGACGCCTGCGCGAGCGGCTCGCACGTGATCGCTCCTTCGTGTGGATCAAGCGGCAGGTGACCGAGCGCGAGGCGGACGCGGTGCGCGGGCTGGCCCTGCCCGGCATCCACATGCGCCGCGAGAGCAAGCGCCTCTATCCGCAGGGGCGCCTGGCTGCGCACGTGATCGGGTTCACCGACATCGACGGGCGCGGCCTGGCCGGCATCGAGGCCCGCATGGACGCACTGCTGCGGGGCCGCCCGGGCAGCGAGTCCGTCCTCTGCGACGGCGGACGCCGCATCATCTGCCCGCCGGCCGGGAACCGCACGCGCGAGCCCTTCGACGGGTTCGACGTGCAGTTGACGCTGGACGCCTACGTGCAGGCCATCGCCGAGGAGGAACTGGCCGCCGCCGTGCGCAGCCACCAGCCGGAATGCGCGACCGCGCTGGTGATGGACGTGCTGGACGGGTCGCTGCTGGCCATGGCGTCCTGGCCGGACTTCGACCCGCAGGCGCCGGCCGACAGCCCCGTGCGCAACCAGCGGAACGTGGCCATCTGCGACGCCTACGAGTTCGGCTCGTCGTTCAAGCCCGTGGTGGCGGCCCTGGCCCTGGAAGACGGCACCGTGCGGCCCGAGACCACCTTCGACTGCCACCAGGGCCGGTGGCGCATCGGCCGGCGCACCCTGAACGACGTCCACGCCTACGGGCTCCTGACGGTCAGCGACATCCTCTGCCATTCCAGCAACATCGGCATGGCGCAGGTCAGCATGGCGCTGGGCCTGGAGCGCCTCTACGCCGGCATCCGGCGCTTCGGCTTCGGCCGCCCCACCGGCATCGCACTCCCGGGCGAGTCCGGGGGCATCATGCGGCCGTTCCGCACGTGGAACGACTACAGCGTCGTGAGCGTCTCGTTCGGGCAGGAGCTGGCGGTGACCGCCCTCTCGCTCGTGCGCGCCTTCGCGGCGCTCGCCAACGGCGGGCGGCTCCCCCAGCCCCACATCGTCCGGTCCATCCGGCACACGACCACCGGCCGGGAGATCTACTCCGCCTCGGGCGCCCTCGGGGCCACGCACCCCGTCAGTGCCGCCACGTCCGGCCAGGTGCTGACGATGATGCGCCGGGTGGTCGAGGAGGGGACGGGCCGCCAGGCCATCAGCGCGGAGTATGCGCTGGCGGGCAAGACGGGCACCGCGCAACTGCTGACGGAAGACGGCCGCGGCTACAGCAACTCGCGCCATCTGTCCACGTTCGTTGCGGTCGGGCCGGTGCCCGACTGCCGCATCGCCGTGCTCGTCACGCTCAAGGCGCCGACCAGGCACGGCTACTACGGGGGCACCGTGGCGGGCCCCGCCGTGCGGAACATCTGCCTGCGCACGCTCAGGCACCTGCGCGTCCCGCCGAGCGAGCCCTCCCCCATCCTGGCCTTGGGAGCGCACCCATGA
- a CDS encoding UDP-N-acetylmuramoyl-L-alanyl-D-glutamate--2,6-diaminopimelate ligase codes for MTQTAEPPRAVRLSDLLAVLPSIRIRPAADPAITSLTNDSRAVGPGALFVAVRGTRADGHTFIPQAVAQGAAAVVCQEAPAAAPECPIVIVQDARLALSALADRFHGCPTDTLTVTGITGTDGKTSTTEILRAILNTAGRPAGSVGTLGYCIGGRWTDSDLTTPDPIALHAAFARMAAAGMTHACMEVSSHSLIQHRVAHVDFRVAVLTNITRDHLDTHGTRADYARAKRILFEMLAPGAVAVLPAGGEFTEDFRASTAAEVLTYGMDGLADVTGRIVSLDMRGMELDVRTPFGACRVCTQLVGSFNCLNILAAAAAAFAHGIDGEAVREALAGFPGVPGRLERIHVPGRADLPAVCVDYAHTPAALQKVLGVLRPLVGGRLVCLIGCGGDRDTTKRPIMGDTAASMADVAVFTADNSRSERTEDIIAQMAAGVQRRDAEVHVEPDRRRAIRLAISLAGTPASMVALCGRGCERYQKMAGLNIPFDDREVARDIMQSMPVRRRLSA; via the coding sequence ATGACCCAGACGGCAGAGCCGCCCCGCGCAGTGAGGCTCAGCGACCTGCTGGCCGTCCTGCCCTCCATCCGCATCCGCCCCGCCGCAGACCCGGCGATCACGTCGCTGACGAACGACTCGCGGGCGGTCGGCCCGGGCGCCCTGTTCGTCGCGGTGCGGGGCACCAGGGCCGACGGGCACACGTTCATCCCGCAGGCCGTCGCGCAGGGCGCGGCCGCCGTCGTCTGCCAGGAGGCCCCCGCGGCGGCGCCCGAATGCCCGATCGTGATCGTCCAGGACGCCCGCCTGGCCCTCAGCGCGCTGGCCGACCGCTTCCACGGCTGCCCCACCGACACGCTGACGGTGACCGGCATCACGGGCACCGACGGCAAGACGAGCACGACCGAGATCCTGCGGGCCATCTTGAACACCGCCGGCCGCCCGGCGGGGTCCGTCGGCACGCTGGGCTACTGCATCGGCGGGCGGTGGACGGACTCCGACCTGACCACGCCCGACCCGATCGCGCTGCACGCGGCCTTCGCCCGGATGGCGGCCGCCGGCATGACGCACGCCTGCATGGAGGTCAGCAGCCACTCGCTGATCCAGCACCGCGTGGCGCACGTCGACTTCCGCGTGGCCGTGCTGACCAACATCACGCGCGACCACCTGGACACGCACGGCACGCGCGCGGACTACGCGCGCGCCAAGCGCATCCTGTTCGAGATGCTCGCGCCGGGCGCCGTCGCCGTCCTGCCCGCCGGCGGCGAGTTCACGGAGGACTTCCGGGCCTCCACCGCCGCCGAGGTGCTCACCTACGGCATGGACGGGCTGGCGGACGTGACCGGCCGGATCGTCTCGCTCGACATGCGCGGCATGGAGCTGGACGTGCGCACGCCGTTCGGCGCCTGCCGGGTGTGCACGCAACTGGTGGGCAGCTTCAACTGCCTGAACATCCTGGCGGCCGCCGCGGCGGCGTTCGCCCACGGGATCGACGGCGAGGCCGTCCGGGAGGCCCTGGCGGGCTTCCCCGGCGTGCCCGGCCGCCTGGAGCGCATCCACGTGCCCGGCCGCGCCGATCTGCCGGCCGTCTGCGTGGACTACGCCCACACGCCGGCCGCCCTCCAGAAGGTGCTCGGCGTGCTGCGCCCGCTGGTCGGCGGCCGGCTCGTCTGCCTGATCGGCTGCGGAGGCGACCGCGACACGACCAAGCGCCCGATCATGGGCGACACCGCCGCGTCCATGGCCGACGTGGCCGTGTTCACGGCCGACAACAGCCGCAGCGAACGCACCGAAGACATCATCGCCCAGATGGCCGCCGGCGTGCAGCGGCGCGACGCCGAAGTGCACGTCGAACCCGACCGCCGCCGCGCCATCCGGCTCGCCATCTCGCTGGCCGGCACGCCGGCCTCCATGGTCGCCCTGTGCGGCCGGGGCTGCGAACGCTACCAGAAGATGGCCGGCCTGAACATCCCGTTCGACGACCGGGAAGTCGCGCGCGACATCATGCAGAGCATGCCTGTGCGCCGCCGCTTGAGCGCCTGA
- the murF gene encoding UDP-N-acetylmuramoyl-tripeptide--D-alanyl-D-alanine ligase produces MRSRRLDSAENRSARFTAGEIAHACAGELAAGDAATPACGVATDTRRTVRGRAFFALVGERFDGHDYLGQAVAAGARVLAVQHVPDGWRAPKGVAVVRVRRTACALLALAGHYRRSLRARVVAITGSYGKSTVKTMLGAILAHAGRCTVAPASFNNRIGVALSLLSARTDDDYVVLEMGTNHPGEIDELAAAARPDVGVVTAIGEVHLDGLGSLQGVVEAKAELIGHLNPAGTLVLNADDPRCLSMAPRFAGRIATYGTHPSADVAVTNVDRDGSGWAFEALGRRCRLASGACHDVLNAAGALCAAAALGVPAGQAALAGVARPPMRYERIELAGVTFIRDCYNSNPPALRAALRSFLLEPAIGRRAVVCGDMLELGLHAGRLHRELGADLAASGADIVAAVGQMALEFVAGWCTKARPGQRAFRFASAEEAWLPLWRQLRPGDMVLLKGSRALHLETITDAIAAHLAQRRKEAVA; encoded by the coding sequence ATGAGGAGCAGACGACTGGACAGCGCGGAGAACAGATCGGCCCGCTTCACCGCCGGCGAGATCGCGCACGCGTGCGCGGGCGAACTGGCGGCCGGCGACGCCGCAACGCCCGCCTGCGGGGTGGCCACCGACACGCGCCGCACCGTCCGGGGCCGTGCGTTCTTCGCCCTGGTGGGCGAGCGGTTCGACGGGCACGACTACCTGGGGCAGGCCGTCGCGGCCGGGGCCCGGGTCCTGGCCGTGCAGCATGTCCCCGACGGATGGCGGGCGCCGAAGGGCGTCGCCGTGGTGCGGGTCCGCCGCACGGCGTGCGCGCTGTTGGCGCTGGCGGGCCACTACCGCCGCTCGCTGCGCGCGCGGGTGGTCGCCATCACCGGCAGCTACGGCAAGTCCACCGTGAAGACCATGCTCGGGGCCATCCTCGCGCACGCCGGCCGGTGCACGGTCGCCCCGGCGAGCTTCAACAACCGCATCGGCGTGGCCCTCTCGCTGCTGTCCGCGCGCACGGACGACGATTACGTCGTCCTGGAGATGGGCACCAACCACCCGGGCGAGATCGACGAGCTGGCCGCCGCCGCCCGGCCGGACGTGGGCGTCGTGACCGCCATCGGGGAGGTCCACCTGGACGGCCTGGGCAGCCTGCAGGGCGTCGTGGAGGCCAAGGCCGAGCTGATCGGCCATCTGAACCCCGCCGGCACGCTCGTCCTGAACGCCGACGACCCGCGCTGCCTGTCCATGGCGCCCCGGTTCGCCGGGCGGATCGCCACCTACGGCACGCATCCGTCGGCGGACGTGGCGGTCACGAACGTCGATCGCGACGGGTCCGGATGGGCGTTCGAGGCGCTGGGCCGGCGCTGCCGGCTGGCCTCGGGGGCCTGCCACGACGTTCTGAACGCGGCCGGCGCCCTGTGTGCGGCCGCCGCGCTCGGGGTGCCCGCCGGCCAGGCGGCTCTGGCCGGCGTGGCCCGGCCGCCGATGCGCTACGAGCGGATCGAGCTGGCCGGCGTGACCTTCATCCGCGACTGCTACAACAGCAACCCGCCCGCCCTCCGGGCCGCCCTGCGCAGCTTCCTTCTGGAGCCCGCAATCGGCCGCCGGGCCGTCGTCTGCGGCGACATGCTCGAGCTGGGCCTGCACGCCGGCCGGCTGCACAGGGAGCTCGGGGCGGACCTGGCCGCCTCCGGCGCGGACATCGTGGCGGCGGTCGGGCAGATGGCCCTGGAGTTCGTGGCCGGCTGGTGCACGAAGGCCCGCCCCGGGCAGCGCGCGTTCCGCTTCGCCTCCGCCGAGGAGGCCTGGCTGCCCCTGTGGCGGCAACTGCGGCCGGGCGACATGGTCCTGCTGAAGGGCTCGCGCGCCCTGCACCTGGAGACGA